GTTGATTGGTTAGAGGGCTATCGAGACAGAAATAATGATGATACGATTATTGTGGCTCGAAAAGGCTCTGATGTTATAGAAATTTTGACTGTAGAAAGCCCAGATAAAGAGGACTTAATTACCGTCATACGTCAATATCCTAATGCTAAAAATTTCCTCATTGCCCCCCAGGAAAAACAAGTACCTGCGGGGGAAAGAATCTTAATTCAAAAAAGGGAATTGGCGACAATCACAAAAGTTGATGCCCCCCCCTCATTGGATAATCAACTTTTAATAATTGGAATGGGAGCAGACGAAGATACTCCCGCCAGTTTAAAGCAAGATATTGAGGAATTGCAGGTACGTTTGCGAGATTTGGGCTACTATCAAGGGGAAATTGACGGCAACTTTGGTTCAGGAACGGATCAAGCTGTTAAAGCTTTCCAAGCCAAATTTTTTGGAGCTAATGAAGCAGATGGCAAAGTCGGCCCCCTGACTTGGAAAAAACTGTGGGAAGGAAATCCAGTTCCTGTAACTCCTCCTGTCGGCGTATCCAGTCCGGGTAAAAATTATCTTAAATTAACCAAAACCAACAAAAAAGATGAATTTGGTTGTTTCGTTTTAAAAATGGAATACTTTAAAGATGGACAACTGAAAGACAGTCTTAATGTCTGTTCTGGTACGCCATCGAGACAGATTTTTAAGACGGCTACCGCTAGTGTACCTAAATCATTTGAGCCGCTACCAGAAGGGTTATGGCGAATTGAGAATATTAAATGGGCAGGGGGTCCTGCACACAAAGATGATTACTCTGGAAAATTTGTATTTCCTGATTCTGGAGTTGGTCCAGTGTCAACGCCTTTAACTTATCAAAAGCCCAATTCAACCCGTAGAAGTGCTATTGAAATTCACATCGACTGGAATCGCCGCAAGAAGTCTCCTGGTACCGCAGGATGTGTGGGAATTTATACGATTGGCGATTATCAACGTTTTGTTCGTTGGCTTCGGGAAACTGACCCACGAGACTTTTTTGTGGATTGGGGTTTAGGAACTTGTCCCCAACCCTAGCCTATCTTTAACAAGGGGCAATTGAATTGTTTAATGATGATTCAATTGTCTCTAGTAATTATTGGTACATTGAAAACTTTTCTAACCATAAATGTTAGGCACAATTACCATTTTTTTCTTATCTTTATTGCTAACAGGTAACTCAATTGTTAGCGCAGAATCTTGTCAAAAATTTTTTGTTACCGCCCGCGATGGTTATGTGAATATCCGTTCCTCTCCTCAAATACAAGGAAATAACGTTATTGCCACTTTACCTAGCGGCAGTTCTGTACAATTAAGTGAGCGTTATCAAAAATGGCTGAAAATTAAATTACCTCTTGCCGGTTGGTTAGCTGGTAGTCAAATTTCTCGAATTTCTTGTGATCAAGGTCGTGATTTACTTATAGAATTGGGACTGCCGACTATAATTAAACTTGGAAAAAAAGCAGCAATTGGTTATCAAAAAGATGCAGAAACTTTGGTTAAAATGTCTCCGTATATAGATGGAATAGTTGAAGAAAATTATGCTGGAGTTATTGTACAATGGGCTAATCAAAATCCGAAATTTTTAGTTGCCATTCTCGATCGTCAAAGTCCAACTATTCGCCGAGCAGTTTTAT
This portion of the Microcystis aeruginosa NIES-2549 genome encodes:
- a CDS encoding glycoside hydrolase family protein; protein product: MEISQICLDLIKKWEGFRANAYLDPVGIPTIGYGTIRYPNGQPVELRDIVTEAEAEDLLKLEADDFAELVTKKVTVGLNQNQFDALVSFCYNVGGGAFQGSTLLKKLNSGDFTGAAEQFLVWNKATQNGVKIVLEGLTNRRREEKALFEKSGSEGKPLDKPEPSLQAQVDWLEGYRDRNNDDTIIVARKGSDVIEILTVESPDKEDLITVIRQYPNAKNFLIAPQEKQVPAGERILIQKRELATITKVDAPPSLDNQLLIIGMGADEDTPASLKQDIEELQVRLRDLGYYQGEIDGNFGSGTDQAVKAFQAKFFGANEADGKVGPLTWKKLWEGNPVPVTPPVGVSSPGKNYLKLTKTNKKDEFGCFVLKMEYFKDGQLKDSLNVCSGTPSRQIFKTATASVPKSFEPLPEGLWRIENIKWAGGPAHKDDYSGKFVFPDSGVGPVSTPLTYQKPNSTRRSAIEIHIDWNRRKKSPGTAGCVGIYTIGDYQRFVRWLRETDPRDFFVDWGLGTCPQP
- a CDS encoding SH3 domain-containing protein, which codes for MLGTITIFFLSLLLTGNSIVSAESCQKFFVTARDGYVNIRSSPQIQGNNVIATLPSGSSVQLSERYQKWLKIKLPLAGWLAGSQISRISCDQGRDLLIELGLPTIIKLGKKAAIGYQKDAETLVKMSPYIDGIVEENYAGVIVQWANQNPKFLVAILDRQSPTIRRAVLSSLDFGLGTNTNERQNLEKFMQNISPKSSTYVDWYRRNPVYP